The Streptomyces cyanogenus DNA segment CGATGCGCCGTCCGACATGACCATCGCCATGGACCGGCGGCTCACGAAGGGCTCACGGCGCACGCCGACTGCGACGCCCTCCCCGGGAACAGGCCTGCCTGCGTGGTGCCGGGGCGGGTCGAGCGGACACGGACCAGGGCCGAACGGCCCTGGTGTGAGGAGCCGCGGTGCCGTTCCAATGGCCTGATCACGTCTTTCCGTGACTCCCGGCGGGTGCCGCGGACAGGCAGCCTCCACGTCTCGAAGGGACGACGCACATGCCGTTCCGGCGCACCGGCCGCGACCACGGCGACAGACCGTGCAGCCGCCTCGCCGCACCAGCCGAAGACACGCAGCAGTGAGCGACGAGTCCACGCGGAAGCCCGCCACGACCCTCGACCCCGCTCAGGGCCTCCCGGCCGGGCCGCGCCGCAGCATCGAGCTGGACGGCGACGAAGCCCTGCGGCTGCTGGGCAGCGTGTCCTTCGGGCGCATCGTCTTCACCCGCCACGCGCTGCCGACCGTCCGCCCGGTCAACCACGTGCTGGACGACGGCGACATCGTCATCCGCACGCACGAGGGCGCGGCGCTCACCGCGCGCGCCGGGCAGACCGGGGGCCAGGGCGTCGTGGTGGCCTATGAGGCCGACGCCATCGACCCCGACACGCACCTCGGCTGGAGCGTCGTGGTCACCGGCTACGCGCACCTGGTGACCGACCCGGAGGAGCTGGCCCGCTACCGGTCCCTGCTCAGCCCCTGGGTGCACCGGTCCATGGACTACGCGGTACGCATCCGCCCGGATCTGGTGACCGGCATCCGGCTCGCCGCCGACGACGAGTCCGACGACGTCTGATCGCGGTCCGGGAGCTGCCGTACGGTCTGCGAACCTCCCCGAAGCCGCGCCGGGCATCGGCGGGAGCGTCCACGCCCGGACGGACTGCCACGGCCGGCGGCCCGGCGGGCACGTGCGCCTGCGGTCAGAAGGCCGGGTGCAGGCCGCACAGGGTCCGGCCACCGACGAGTTCGCGCCCCGTGACCAGTTCGGGCCCGATGCACACGAGGACCTCCTGGGGGCGAGGGAGCCCAGGAGAGCGGGACGATCGACTCCAGGCGTGCCGCCCCGGCCGGATCCGTCACGATCTCGGGGCGGCCGGTGACGACGACGCTCCAGCGGGAGTACGTGTCCGCGTCGACCGCGTCCGCCTCGAAGGCGACGACGGCGCCGTCGACCGCGCGGGCCAGCTCGTAGCCCGCCGAGGTGCGCAGCGGCACCGCTCCGTCATTGCCCAGGGCGAAGTTGAGCGGCACCACCGCGGGCAGCGCCGGGCCGGCCCGTCTTTCGCCCGGTGCGGGGGATCGCCTTCCATGCTGAGCGCGGCGGCGGCCGCCGGTGAGGGCCACCGGTCCCGCCCCGACCGGAGAACGGCCCGCGGAAACGTGGTGGCGAAGGGGGGCCGGACGGCCCTCCCGGCGCACCCGTCGGCGGGCGACGTGCTGCCGCCGCGGTCCCGGCGCACCTCGTGCGCCTGACCTCCGCGACCGGCGGGCATGGGCGCGCCGGACGCGCGATGCTGGGCGGACAGGTCCCCCGAGGAGGCCAGGAGGCTCGGCCGGTGATCGCCGTCAACCCGATGGACAGCGCCTCGGTGCTGGCCGCCTTCGGCGCGCTGGGTGTGCTCGCGGTGATCTTCGCCGAGTCGGGTCTGCTGGTCGTCGGCTTCTTCCTGCCCGGTGACACGCTGCTGTTCCCGGCCGGGGTGCTGTGTGCGGGCAGCGCCGGCCAGCCGCCGCGGCTGACGCTGTGGCAGGTGCTGCTGTGCGCGGCCGTCGGGGCGGTGGCGGGCGGGCAGGTGGGCTATCTGATCGGACGGCACGGCGGCCGCGCGCTGCTCGCGCGGACGTCCAGCGGCCGGGCGAAGGCCACGGCCGCGCGGGCCGAGCGGCTGCTGGCGCGCTACGGCCACGGCAAGGCACTGGTGATCGGCCGGTTCGTACCGCTGCTGCGGTCGGTGCTGCACCCGGTGGCCGGCGCCCTGGGTGTGCCGGCCGGCACCTTCACCCTCTGGCAGACGGTGGGCGGGGTGCTCTGGTCGCAGACGCTGGTGCTCGCCGGATACACCCTGGGCGCCTCGGTCCCCCACATCGACGACTATCTGCTGCCGCTGGTCGCCCTGGTGGTCGTCGTGTCGCTGCTGCCCCTGCTCCCGGAGGCCCTCCGCGCCCGCCGCAGGCGCCGCGACTCCGCGCGCTGAGCCGGGCGCCCCGCCACGGTTCACCGGCGGCCACGCCAGGGACGCGGACGGGGGTCAGGCCGGCTCGGCGGTCCACGGCCAGGCGGCCTCACGGCCGGCCTCGACGAGACCGACCATCCGGAACGCGGCGTCCGTGAGGCCGCCGAAGGTGTGCCGGTGGGGGCCCGTGGGACCGTGGGCGGGCCGGTACCCCGCCAGGTTCCACGTGTACACGGGGATGCCGGACGGGACCGGGTCGGCCGGCCCTCCGGGGTCGTAGGAGGCGGACTGCTCGTCGGTGACGATCAGGACCCGGTCGTGTCCCCGGTAATGCGTCCGCACCGCCTTCGTCGTGCAGGTGCCTCCGAGGCTGTGGAACCGGTTCAGCACCTCCAGCACCGGCTCGCCCGGCGCGAAGGGCACCGGTGCGCTGTTCCAGCCGAACTCCACCAGGTCCGCCTGCTCGGCCCGCAGGGCCAGCGCGGTGCCGAACAGGGCCGCCGCGTCCGCCCGGGTCAGCTTCGACCGCTCGGAGACGGTGTCCCAGAACATGGAGTCGGACCGGTCCACCAGGATCAGGGACCGCCCGGGCAGGGACGGTACGTGGGCCAGGGAGTGGCCCAGGGCCCGTTCCAGAGCGGCTGCCCAGCGCTGCGACGGGGCGTGCCGGTGGGCGGCCAGGTAGCGGAAGGGGAACTGCCGGGACCGGGCGACCTCGGAGGCGTCCGAGAGCCGTGCGGCGACCCGGGCCGCGACCTCGTCCGAGACCCCCGCCTCGTCGAAGTTCCGCAGGTTCCGCAGGAGGGCCATCGGCGCCATCGCGGGGATCACGGCTTCCCAGACGGCGGCGTCCATCGGTCCGTGGAGCCAGCCCGCCAGGGCCTCCCACGTGATACCCGCCGCGGCCAGCCGCTCGGGGCCGCCGGGCCCGGTCACCACCGCCCGCCGCTCGTCCGCAGCCGACTCCATCAGCGCCCGGTGGGCGGTCAGCAGGCGGTCGGAGGCCGGCGGAACCGCCTGCTCCGGGTGGTGGCGGCGGTCCAGGGCGTACCGGAAGAGCGCGCCCTGCCAGGGCTTGTCCGGGTCGGGGGAGGCGTGCACCAGGTTGAGCACGTCGCCGAAGCGGAAGCCCTTGGACGCGGTGTCGTACTTGAGCAGGGAGCGGGACGTGTACAGCCGGCGTACGCCGTCGGCGATGCCCCGCTTCACGGGCTGCGGCACGTTCCGCCCGTACGCGGAGATCCAGTGGGCGAGCAGCTCGCCGGGTTCGTCGGCGCGCTGGAGCACCGAGTCGATCACGGACCGGTTGGAGGGGCCCGCGGACGCCCCGGCGTCGAGCCGGGCCCGTACGTACGCGGCGGCGCCCACCAGGGAGGCCGTGCGCATGTTGCCCTCTACGCGCAGCCAGCGCAGCAGGCCGGCCGTCCACACCGGGTCCTGGACGGCGAGTTCTCCGACGAGACGGGTGTACCGGTCGTCCCGCTCCTCCCCGCTCTCGTAGAAGGTCCGCTGGGAGACGAAGTTGCCGACCGCGAGGAGGAACAGCTCCTCGCGGGGCTCCCGGACGAAGGCCGGGCCGCCCGCGTAGGTGCGGAAGCCCGGCGTGGCGGGCCGGTGAGGGGGCCGTGGCGGGTGCAGGGAGCGGGCGGCCGCCGAGACGTGCGGGGCCACGAGCATCTCGGGCCATATCTTGGAGACGCGTGGGCTGTGACGAGGCAGTGAATCCCCCCGGATTCAAAGGATCGATCGGCCCCGGCCACACAGGCCGACGGGGCAGGAAACGGCCGCGCCTGCCGAGATCAAAGGGGCGGCGGCGTCACTTGGTTGTCAGAAGGAAGTAGCCGCAGCCGAGCGCATCGGAAGGCGCGGTCGCGCCGCCAACCTACAAGGGGCACCGCGCCGCACACCAGCGATTAACGCCGTCCCGGTGGGCGGCGCACGTCACGACCCGCTCCGGCCCGGCAGGGGAACGAGGCGTCCTGGACGGCTTCGTGACCGTCCGTGAGACTGGAGCGGACCCGAGGCCCCGGCTGTCAGGGACGGTGACATGGAAGAGGAGACCCCGCGCGTCGAACTCACCCCGCAGGCCGCGGAGCTGGTGCGCCGCCTGCGCGAGGAGCACGGCCCGCTGATGTTCCACCAGTCCGGCGGCTGCTGCGACGGCAGCGCCCCGATGTGCTACCCGGACGGCGAGTTCCGCACCGGCGGCTCGGACGTGCTGCTGGCCGAGCTGGACGTCGCGGGGGTGCCCGAGCCCGTCACGTTCTGGATGTCGCGCAGCCAGTACCGGGCGTGGAGCCACACCCGGCTGATCGTGGACGTCGTACCGGGGCGCGGCAGCGGCTTCTCGCTCGAAGCACCCGAGGGGGTGCGTTTTCTCACCCGTTCTCGCGTCGTCGACGCCTAGTCGGCCCCCCGCCCGCCCGCGTCTGGTGCACTGCCCCTGCGCACGGATCAGCTGACGAGACATCAGGGGACAGGGTGACGAGAGGTCGCAGGCGTTCGGCAGCGGGCAGAGCGGTTCTCACGGTGGTCACGGCGTTCGGTGTGCTGGCCGGTGCGTCCCTGACGGGTGCGGCACCGGCCGGTGCCGCACCCGCGGGCAGACGGCTCGCGCCGGGCGTCACCTACCGGGACTTCGACGTGCCCGCGGCGGCGGGGACGGCCCGCGCCCACCTGGTCACGGTGGACCTGGCCGATCCGCACGTCCGCGTCGACCTGCTGTACCCGGGCGCGGTGGCGGCCCGGGCCACGGTCTCCCGGCTGGCGGACTCGGCCGGGGCGGTCGCCGGGGTGAACGGGGACTTCTTCGACATCAGCGAGACGCAGCACCCGGGCGTGGAGGCCACCGGTGCCCCCGTCGGACCGGCGGTGGCGGGCGGAGAGATGCTCAAGGCGGCGGTGCCGAACGGCCAGCGGTTCGGGCCCGCGCTGCCCCCGGGCGGCAGCACCCGGGACGTGTTC contains these protein-coding regions:
- a CDS encoding TROVE domain-containing protein; the encoded protein is MLVAPHVSAAARSLHPPRPPHRPATPGFRTYAGGPAFVREPREELFLLAVGNFVSQRTFYESGEERDDRYTRLVGELAVQDPVWTAGLLRWLRVEGNMRTASLVGAAAYVRARLDAGASAGPSNRSVIDSVLQRADEPGELLAHWISAYGRNVPQPVKRGIADGVRRLYTSRSLLKYDTASKGFRFGDVLNLVHASPDPDKPWQGALFRYALDRRHHPEQAVPPASDRLLTAHRALMESAADERRAVVTGPGGPERLAAAGITWEALAGWLHGPMDAAVWEAVIPAMAPMALLRNLRNFDEAGVSDEVAARVAARLSDASEVARSRQFPFRYLAAHRHAPSQRWAAALERALGHSLAHVPSLPGRSLILVDRSDSMFWDTVSERSKLTRADAAALFGTALALRAEQADLVEFGWNSAPVPFAPGEPVLEVLNRFHSLGGTCTTKAVRTHYRGHDRVLIVTDEQSASYDPGGPADPVPSGIPVYTWNLAGYRPAHGPTGPHRHTFGGLTDAAFRMVGLVEAGREAAWPWTAEPA
- a CDS encoding DedA family protein; translated protein: MIAVNPMDSASVLAAFGALGVLAVIFAESGLLVVGFFLPGDTLLFPAGVLCAGSAGQPPRLTLWQVLLCAAVGAVAGGQVGYLIGRHGGRALLARTSSGRAKATAARAERLLARYGHGKALVIGRFVPLLRSVLHPVAGALGVPAGTFTLWQTVGGVLWSQTLVLAGYTLGASVPHIDDYLLPLVALVVVVSLLPLLPEALRARRRRRDSAR
- a CDS encoding DUF779 domain-containing protein → MEEETPRVELTPQAAELVRRLREEHGPLMFHQSGGCCDGSAPMCYPDGEFRTGGSDVLLAELDVAGVPEPVTFWMSRSQYRAWSHTRLIVDVVPGRGSGFSLEAPEGVRFLTRSRVVDA
- a CDS encoding pyridoxamine 5'-phosphate oxidase family protein; translated protein: MSDESTRKPATTLDPAQGLPAGPRRSIELDGDEALRLLGSVSFGRIVFTRHALPTVRPVNHVLDDGDIVIRTHEGAALTARAGQTGGQGVVVAYEADAIDPDTHLGWSVVVTGYAHLVTDPEELARYRSLLSPWVHRSMDYAVRIRPDLVTGIRLAADDESDDV